A genomic region of Plasmodium malariae genome assembly, chromosome: 14 contains the following coding sequences:
- the PmUG01_14055900 gene encoding protein TSSC1, putative, producing MYSSKILKNTYYLPYKSKCLNNVNNRLPDQSYNLHYFVLSSYNPFSNNEIHLIEYNDQSLSIRNVEIFDHNGEIEQMVCLDMYGNEDGEKKVLICTSGFCSSGGNTNRMNINDMKYSCSLFIGHINNLDEKEYNENYIEEMTENVEREEDDIRHISFEDGQKREQRQLDEVVGVIEAEKSRDAIEARKAVEAWDAVKARGVYVDRKVDTLLEKKGIEETHQNINKLEENQNSHISNDMKEKEIRCELNISSRNNGNIKKVYLPGEKKKVPLNKLCDLKRSKEYDGIKNIAVDNYEKEFHRIAIIDKYSYNIFEKNKNDMNLIQSNNLKKELNYGVFDPHHENILAVISDIYIYGYDIKSNKEIFSAYTNHKSNLTSIDFNPNIPNVIISSSNDGFIKFWDLRYLKNSFLTINIHSHWVTSLNFNNYHDELLLTTSTDNTVKLHKIEYPNNLNLQKKETNYKLIKTYTDHEESVYKGIWSKTDAWVFASLSYDGKCVVNTVPTEQKYKILL from the coding sequence atgtattccagtaaaattttaaaaaatacgtaTTATTTACCGTATAAATCTAAATGTTTAAACAATGTAAATAATCGTTTGCCAGATCAGTCATATAACTTgcattattttgtattaagCTCCTATAATCCTTTTAGCAACAATGAGATTCACTTGATTGAGTATAACGATCAAAGTTTATCTATTAGAAATGTAGAAATATTTGACCATAATGGAGAAATTGAACAGATGGTTTGTTTAGATATGTATGGAAATGAAgatggagaaaaaaaagtactcATATGTACTTCTGGGTTTTGCTCATCTGGTGGGAATACTAACAGGATGAATATAAACGATATGAAATATTCCTGTTCCTTGTTCATAggacatataaataatttagatgaaaaggaatataatgaaaactACATAGAGGAGATGACGGAAAATGTTGAAAGGGAAGAGGACGATATTCGGCATATTTCGTTCGAGGATGGCCAAAAAAGAGAACAAAGACAATTGGACGAGGTGGTAGGAGTAATAGAAGCAGAAAAATCAAGGGATGCAATAGAAGCGAGGAAAGCAGTAGAAGCGTGGGATGCAGTAAAAGCGAGAGGCGTGTACGTCGATCGCAAAGTGGATACCTTGCTggagaaaaaaggaatagaGGAGACtcatcaaaatataaacaagtTAGAAGAAAATCAAAATTCACACATTTCAAATGATATGAAGGAGAAAGAGATCAGGTgtgaattaaatatttcctcAAGAAATAATGGAAATATAAAGAAGGTATATTTACCtggagaaaaaaagaaggtgCCGTTAAATAAGTTGTGTGATTTGAAACGTAGTAAGGAATATGAtggaattaaaaatattgccgtagataattatgaaaaagaatTTCATAGAATAGCTATAATAGACaaatatagttataatatatttgagaagaataaaaatgatatgaaTTTAATACAATCAAATAATCTTAAAAAGGAATTAAATTATGGAGTATTCGATCCTCAtcatgaaaatatattagcaGTTAtaagtgatatatatatatatggttacgatattaaaagtaataagGAAATATTTTCCGCATATACAAATCATAAGTCTAATTTAACATCCATTGATTTTAATCCTAATATACCAAACGTTATAATATCATCATCTAATGAtggttttataaaattctgGGATTtaagatatttaaaaaattcttttcttactattaatattcaTTCTCATTGGGTTACTTctcttaattttaataattaccATGATGAATTACTTTTAACTACAAGTACGGACAATACAgttaaattacataaaatagaATACCCCAATAATTTAAATCTACAAAAAAAGGAGACAAATTATAAGTTAATTAAAACTTATACAGATCATGAAGAATCTGTTTACAAAGGAATATGGAGCAAAACGGACGCTTGGGTTTTTGCGTCCTTATCATACGATGGAAAGTGCGTTGTGAATACCGTTCCTActgaacaaaaatataaaatactcttgtaa
- the PmUG01_14056100 gene encoding conserved Plasmodium protein, unknown function, translated as MLSIFSFLNIIIIAYLFLKNNLCIRNSKSQSKRKSKSVFPVYTTILKDRRGNKISNVKSAHIKIIGFTQNIKGKTFQKGEKRFLIEGKKIYSDREKKKKWKKLFAEGNFFNPKQFKNLFPDEPNKKGKTNYNENCLNLEEVENLKEICPSLYEQLEDYHKSEGLEELKEEEIPTEKREVKEYVAMEHKTKEEEEEVSGTKNISVYEGLPLLMIDGKDFQGFPDSRKIKIKPEISTQFSNLDYDKCIKSNSEKKYMGDSQKGLSENVNNGQMGKGEKGENGQNGENAIKTVRNTADEKGMLNEFEREVQLVLGKEDRSTSDIPKGTPNCSTTGSTDCRTDTHSDDTKGESLTKEERIAKYKKFGKHHHMDSALGDVLYDRDYPGYIYLNHGENLKELDEKSEFDSEFPSYINPSNIHLRTGRKREVQKIRDSGIKQKRRWGCSKIENDIKRGNWRYYDDMVKDLLDSTDQEKLEENYYSNNYYQRTHNNTGFGSLDKVQNNYFDVQFIGSAETYPANISVGMNFIWPINFIPLLCKQYTKRSGQPIKSEIFNLGGFDSLQLWFYPDGMNNSIDGYCALKLVMKPGSYLPVKIFFFAFSEYNYIHTNSFYKESADYITSSLNLCKCLLKTKVNLKRIENNKDYVILGPAGNIYIGVGIFDDNYDFEEDFKKFYSLNNKYKNKKKVNHKFEYKYDWDEGVHIFDNWLKKQTAITDDKNELLPVYYTHSELYENYKYQYIPEKNPLKFLNRKKDKHAWNRHPF; from the coding sequence atgctatctattttttcattcttaaatattatcataatcgcttacttgtttttaaaaaataatttatgcaTACGAAACAGCAAAAGCCAgagcaaaagaaaaagtaaaagtgtTTTTCCTGTATATACtactattttaaaagatagGAGAGGTAACAAAATTAGTAATGTAAAAAGTgctcatataaaaataattggaTTTACACAGAACATAAAAGGAAAGACGTTTCAAAAGGGGGAGAAGAGATTCCTCATAGaaggaaaaaagatatactccgacagagaaaaaaaaaaaaaatggaaaaaactTTTTGCTGAAGGTAATTTTTTCAATCCgaaacaatttaaaaatttatttcctGATGAGCCAAATAAGAAGGGAAAAActaattataatgaaaattgtCTTAATCTAGAAGAggtagaaaatttaaaagagaTATGTCCTTCTTTGTACGAGCAGTTGGAAGATTATCATAAATCAGAAGGACTAGAAGAGTTAAAAGAGGAAGAGATACCGACAGAAAAGAGGGAAGTAAAGGAGTACGTAGCAATGGAACACAAaacaaaagaagaagaagaagaagtaAGTGGCACGAAGAACATTTCCGTGTATGAAGGGTTGCCACTTCTGATGATTGACGGAAAGGACTTTCAAGGATTTCCTGATAGTaggaagataaaaataaaacccGAAATTTCTACACAATTTAGTAATTTAGATTATGACAAATGTATCAAATCAAATAGTGAGAAGAAATATATGGGTGACTCTCAGAAGGGTTTAAgtgaaaatgtaaataatggCCAAATGGGAAAGGGAGAGAAAGGCGAAAATGGTCAAAATGGGGAAAACGCCATAAAAACTGTACGAAATACGGCAGATGAAAAGGGTATGTTGAATGAGTTTGAAAGGGAAGTACAGTTAGTGTTAGGAAAAGAGGATAGAAGTACAAGTGATATACCAAAGGGTACTCCCAACTGCAGTACAACCGGAAGTACGGATTGCAGAACAGATACACATAGCGACGATACCAAAGGGGAAAGCTTAACAAAGGAAGAAAGGAttgcaaaatataaaaagttcgGAAAACATCATCACATGGATTCTGCTTTAGGAGATGTTCTATATGATAGGGACTACCCAGggtacatttatttaaatcatggggaaaatttaaaagagtTAGATGAAAAGAGTGAATTCGATTCGGAGTTTCCAAGTTATATAAACCCATCGAATATACATTTAAGAACAGGTCGTAAAAGAGAGGTGCAAAAAATAAGAGACAGTGgaataaagcaaaaaaggAGATGGGGTTGTTCCAAAATTGAGAATGATATTAAAAGAGGAAATTGGAGATATTATGATGATATGGTAAAAGATCTTCTTGATTCAACAGATCAAGAAAAGTTAgaggaaaattattattcaaataattattatcaaaGAACTCATAATAATACAGGGTTTGGAAGTTTAGACAAagtacaaaataattattttgatgTACAATTTATAGGATCAGCTGAAACATACCCAGCAAATATATCAGTAGGTATGAATTTTATATGGccaattaattttataccTTTATTATGTAAGCAATATACAAAAAGATCAGGACAACCAATTAAATCGGAAATTTTCAATTTAGGAGGATTTGATTCTTTGCAATTATGGTTTTACCCTGATGGTATGAATAATTCCATTGATGGTTACTGTGCACTGAAACTAGTTATGAAACCGGGGTCTTATTTACCtgtgaaaatttttttttttgcttttagtgaatataattatattcatacgaattcattttataaagaaTCAGCTGATTATATTACGTCTTCTTTAAATTTATGCAAATGCTTATTGAAAACaaaagtaaatttaaaaagaattgaaaataataaggaTTATGTTATTTTAGGACCCGCTGGGAATATTTACATTGGTGTTGGTATTTTTGATGATAACTACGATTTTGAAGaagattttaaaaaattctattcacttaataacaaatataaaaacaaaaaaaaagtgaatcataaatttgaatataaatatgactGGGATGAAGGTGTTCATATCTTTGATAATTGGTTAAAAAAGCAAACAGCCATAACAGATGATAAGAATGAGTTGTTACCAGTATATTACACACACTCCGagttatatgaaaattacaaatatcaGTATATTCCTGAGAAAAATcccttaaaatttttaaacagaaaaaaagacAAGCATGCTTGGAATAGACATCCATTTTGa
- the PmUG01_14056000 gene encoding FbpA domain protein, putative, translated as MNTWVVTVSKRVNLQRKQSFHFISPRTHRSKYVVKKKIFFFNKRKLSVSQCNEENNMDTIFKYTKYGETNDNKYINILEKKANEIKNSKNSFNNYKMKNNKYEEEQNCSYQPLDYTTLHVLSFELNALLQDCVVHHITQADDKTIVLHLNKREKEYYLYICYDNQNPVISLGLKIKKLFNRFIDDDYAQKLNPVLKYSIISNIYMKKSFIKILCIDFILKRKTQEDIDIEDILSNTSISRKVTLLFDLHHNSCISFVINKVNNEILISPHNYITEKTIDKSFKEGHTYIFPTNDECKIIPNHYEFFSSFLKLFKSRKEQNFISSILDLYEGLSYNILLKFFDHLNISSDIKFSDIDPGLLLDFFNNTYIKWIRFLNLKEKCDTLIFYPHFDHTLNIYCVVKFLTRKTNYAFLNTPEHKYHSAETRRFLTASVTADITGTEVKQSFADQTVNKSGKDEGAYDYRKEMSKEGYGKDGEEESGMMDIKIESGKMDEAKIESGKMDDAKIESSKLADTKNRETYFETVIELVYYYYGKSLSVNKFYSTLKYCKEFIKKKIPLYEEMLMQYKSEREICEKAYLLHENLNKLSVFNHTISKMKDWIDKKTFDALKLIENELKFNSIEDNRKKYVKRMEEKKQKEELLQKKILNVQPNVIKTSQNLYKGSLLIKVNETDLSSPFIIVGRNSKQNERISTQILKFNDLWFHVHEHPGGHVILRNKKINGKIITADLNVEDINVDDDIKYAANIAAYFSKARKLDKTLVCFTIGKYVLKDNTLSEGAVEVLRYKLVYGRPSKVSSVIKDLKERNKEIELSNKKK; from the exons ATGAATACATGGGTAGTAACTGTTAGTAAACGAGTTAATTTGCAACGAAAGCAGAGCTTTCACTTTATATCCCCAAGAACACATAGGAGTAAATATGttgttaagaaaaaaatatttttttttaataaaagaaagttAAGTGTATCACAATGCAacgaagaaaataatatggataccattttcaaatatacaaaatatggCGAAACCAATgataataagtatataaatatattagaaaagaaggcaaatgaaattaaaaattctaaaaatagttttaataattataagatgaagaataataaatatgaggAAGAACAAAACTGTTCCTATCAACCATTAGATTATACGACATTACATGTATTATCTTTTGAACTAAATGCATTATTACAAGACTGTGTAGTACATCATATAACTCAAGCAGACGACAAAACGATagttttacatttaaataaacgagaaaaagaatattatttatatatatgttatgaTAACCAGAATCCTGTAATTTCTCTtggtttaaaaataaagaagttaTTTAATCGATTCATAGATGATGACTATGCACAAAAATTAAACCCCGTTTTGAAATATTCcattatttctaatatatatatgaaaaaaagttttataaaaatattatgtattgattttatattaaaaagaaaaactcaAGAAGATATTGATATTGAAGATATATTGTCTAACACAAGCATTAGTAGAAAagtaacattattatttgatCTACATCATAATTCTTGTATTTCttttgttattaataaagtaaataatgaaattttaatttctccccataattatataacagAAAAAACTATAGATAAATCTTTTAAAGAAggacatacgtatatattccCTACCAATGAtgaatgtaaaataattccGAAtcattatgaatttttttcttcttttttaaaattgtttaaatCAAGAAAAGAGCAAAACTTCATTTCGTCCATATTAGATCTATATGAAGGACTCAgttataatatacttttaaaattttttgatcatttaaatatttcaagtgatataaaattttcagaTATAGACCCAGGCTTGCTACTagacttttttaataatacatatattaaatggattcgctttttaaatttaaaagaaaaatgtgaCACGCTCATTTTTTATCCTCATTTTGATCACACATTGAACATTTATTGTGTTGTGAAGTTTTTGACACGAAAAACTAATTATGCATTTTTGAATACCCCTGAACATAAGTACCATAGCGCCGAAACACGTAGGTTTCTTACGGCAAGTGTAACTGCAGATATTACTGGCACAGAGGTGAAGCAATCGTTTGCAGATCAAACGGTTAACAAGAGTGGAAAGGATGAAGGAGCTTATGATTACAGAAAGGAAATGTCAAAGGAAGGATACGGCAAAGATGGTGAGGAGGAATCAGGAATGATGGATATCAAAATAGAGAGCGGCAAAATGGATGAGGCAAAAATTGAGAGCGGCAAAATGGATGATGCAAAAATTGAGAGCAGCAAATTGGCTGATACCAAAAACAGAGAAACATACTTTGAAACAGTCATCGAACTGGTCTACTATTACTACGGAAAGTCCCTTtctgtaaataaattttactcaacattaaaatattgcaaagaatttattaaaaagaagataCCACTGTATGAAGAAATGCTGATGCAGTATAAAAGTGAACGAGAGATATGTGAAAAGGCTTATTTGTTACATGAAAACTTAAATAAGCTGAGTGTTTTTAATCATACTATATCGAAAATGAAAGACTGGATAGACAAGAAAACTTTTGATGCATTAAAGTTAAtagaaaatgaattaaaatttaattcaatagaagataatagaaaaaaatacgtaaaaaggatggaagaaaaaaaacagaaagaagaattattacaaaaaaaaattttaaatgttcaACCCAATGTTATTAAAACATCTCAAAATCTTTATAAAGGCTCTCTTTTAATTAAAGTTAATGAAACCGATTTATCTTCTCCATTTATAATAGTAGGTAGAAATagtaaacaaaatgaaagaatatcaacacaaattttaaaattcaaCGATTTGTGGTTTCACGTACATGAACATCCAGGAGGTCATGTcatattaagaaataaaaaaattaatggtAAAATAATTACGGCAGACCTAAATGTTGAAGATATAAACGTTGACGATGATATTAAATATGCTGCAAATATAGCTGCCTATTTTTCCAAAGCAAGAAAGCTCGATAAAACCCTCGTCTGTTTCACCATTGGAAAGTATGTTTTAAAGGATAACACCTTAAGCGAAGGAGCGGTTGAAGTTTTGAGATACAAATTAGTATATGGCAG ACCAAGCAAAGTATCAAGTGTTATAAAAGACCTCAAGGAAAGAAATAAGGAGATCGAACtttctaataaaaagaaatag
- the PmUG01_14055800 gene encoding conserved Plasmodium protein, unknown function, whose amino-acid sequence MILINVRNIIGTGKLIPCQRKTIFEMIFRFMKNKRRGLKEQPRKKPIDIEKKIKNPKKYEEKMHFDTLSKGELYLPESCKAKKLAMLCNRLYYFNINDEELLDRYAERAVVIVNSMNTKEMSLVLNTMRKFNHKNEKLLEAFAKHIPRKLHKGVPQDISLILNAYAHFNFIDNNLFSRICEEIPHKIPYFEHSHISSVINAFYKLKIKDKIIIADMVDEIIERIDEFDTKSLTNIINCFSKMNYKNENKKIIWTKFIEAVKRLYKEFNFLEIVLVTNAFCKKKMKNQNVYKFLSEILSYHIFKMTSLNDTNAFLLCTIAHAFSKVKYYSKELFDYIISHFSNKKNYVSLDTQHFSQLIYSCSVFSLNNELFLDVFTKMVCTRLDEKYHLNEQTLSTIAYSFAKLKFRDTNFFVLLSSYIIKEKISLSPQSLSLLCYSYSKLKIKSELFFYILSLQIIQNMNKFTKQGLSIILSAYSNLRIFNVKMFSLINKYLNLYVENCTNEECTLICKNYEHAIRCIDDEIGPKMEKSVEMDSVNEMGKVHEMDIIDKKNDKLSGESNERNSFLVRTSNIKKELGDFVQILKIKMQHFEEKKKLTQEHAGFHLMDEKGQMGEEHSEVEVEENDESFFSIFNENDILCDEPKDGTTNRSDNNSEQPSHFINPDVLFNNMDDHADDIKKKETTLKMYEKMFLTDTQGTTYNSKEVPLVNSRLNKQLCNILDNQNSKINENKYQILDEKGNRKTKSLLELMTSNKPPKVNYEKEKLIKSAEQVETEFIKEYINEQNKSNENDKIGRKFKKRKKKIQKILSKKYEPVDDLTTLQEKWRNFYKN is encoded by the coding sequence ATGATTCTTATCAATGTGAGGAACATTATTGGCACGGGCAAGCTTATCCCATGTCAGAGGAAAACCATATTCGAAATGATCTTTCGATTcatgaaaaacaaaagaagagGGTTAAAGGAACAACCAAGGAAAAAGCCTATAGAcatagaaaagaaaataaagaatcCTAAGAAATATGAAGAGAAAATGCACTTTGATACGTTAAGTAAAGGAGAATTATATTTGCCTGAATCATGTAAAGCGAAAAAATTAGCAATGCTATGCAATCGTTTATACTATTTTAACATAAATGATGAGGAATTATTAGATAGATATGCTGAAAGAGCTGTTGTTATTGTTAATAGCATGAATACAAAAGAGATGTCTTTAGTGTTAAATACAATGAGAAAATTTAATCACAAAAATGAGAAGTTACTGGAAGCATTTGCAAAACATATACCAAGGAAATTACACAAAGGGGTACCTCAagatatttcattaatattaaatgcatatgctcatttcaattttattgACAACAATTTATTCAGTCGAATATGTGAAGAAATACCCCATAAAATCCCTTATTTTGAACATAGTCATATATCTAGTGTTATTAATGCcttttacaaattaaaaataaaggacaaaattattattgctgATATGGTTGATGAAATTATTGAACGAATTGATGAATTCGATACAAAGTCATTGACAAATATTATCAActgtttttcaaaaatgaattacaaaaatgaaaataaaaaaattatatggaCTAAATTTATAGAAGCAGTTAAGagattatataaagaatttaactttttagaAATTGTATTAGTAACTAACGCTTtttgtaagaaaaaaatgaaaaatcaaaatgtctataaatttttaagtgaaattttatcttatcatatttttaaaatgacaTCCTTAAATGATACTAACGCTTTTCTGCTTTGCACAATTGCTCATGCTTTTTCGAAGgttaaatattattcaaaagaattatttGATTACATCATTTCTCATTTTTCaaacaagaaaaattatgtatcTTTAGACACTCAGCACTTTTCTCAGTTAATTTATTCTTGTTCTGTTTTTTCCCTGAACAATGAATTATTTCTTGACGTTTTTACTAAAATGGTGTGTACAAGACTAGATGAAAAGTATCACTTGAATGAGCAAACGTTGTCTACTATTGCTTATTCTTttgcaaaattaaaatttagagatacaaatttttttgttttgttatcttcatatattattaaagagAAAATTTCTTTATCCCCGCAAAGCTTAAGTTTACTTTGCTACAGCTactcaaaattaaaaataaaatccgaattgtttttttacattttatccCTTCAAATCAttcaaaatatgaacaagttTACTAAACAAGGTTTGTCTATAATCTTAAGTGCCTACTCaaatttaagaatttttaatGTGAAAATGTTTTCTCTGATTAATAAGTATTTAAATTTGTACGTAGAAAATTGCACGAATGAGGAGTGTACACTAATTtgcaaaaattatgaacatgcAATAAGGTGTATAGATGACGAAATAGGGccaaaaatggaaaaatcgGTTGAAATGGATAGTGTGAACGAAATGGGTAAAGTACATGAAATGGACATAATTGACAAGAAGAATGACAAACTATCGGGGGAAAGCAATGAGCGCAATTCTTTTCTAGTCAGAACgtcaaatataaaaaaagagttaGGGGATTTTgttcaaattttaaaaatcaaAATGCAGCATTTtgaagagaagaaaaaattaactcaGGAACATGCAGGATTTCATTTGATGGATGAAAAAGGTCAAATGGGTGAGGAACATAGCGAAGTTGAAGTGGAGGAGAATGACGAAAGTTTTTTCtccatttttaatgaaaatgataTTCTATGCGATGAACCTAAAGATGGTACTACTAATAGAAGTGATAATAACAGTGAACAACCTAGCCATTTCATAAACCCGGATGTGCTATTCAATAACATGGATGATCATGCTGAcgatattaagaaaaaagaaactactttaaaaatgtatgaaaaaatgtttttaacaGACACACAAGGAACTACTTATAATAGCAAGGAAGTTCCCTTAGTGAATAGCAGATTAAATAAACAactttgtaatattttagataatcagaatagtaaaataaacgAAAATAAGTATCAAATTCTTGATGAGAAGGGAAATCGTAAGACAAAAAGTCTTTTAGAGCTAATGACCTCGAACAAACCACCAAAAGTAAATTacgaaaaggaaaaattaataaaatccGCTGAACAAGTAGAAACagaatttataaaagaatacataaacgaacaaaataaatctaatgaaaatgataaaattggaagaaaattcaaaaaaagaaaaaaaaaaattcaaaaaattttgtcGAAAAAGTACGAACCAGTAGATGATCTTACCACCTTACAAGAAAAATGGAGgaacttttataaaaattga